One Meles meles chromosome 11, mMelMel3.1 paternal haplotype, whole genome shotgun sequence DNA segment encodes these proteins:
- the WDR31 gene encoding WD repeat-containing protein 31 isoform X2, whose amino-acid sequence MPLLGCHLKRAPSHKVLCRFCAAMGKLQSKLKHSTYKYRPDGIIEERIQTKACLEYSPAHADSVSVVAALNSDLCVSGGKDKTVVAYNWKSGDVVKRFRGHEREITKIACIHGSSLFFSASRDRTATLWDLHGPAQPRQQFSGHTMVVTGLAVSPDSSQLCTGSRDNTLLLWDIGTGQCMERASISRNLVTHLCWVPQEPYVLQTSEDKTIRLWDSRGLQVAHVFPAKQHIQTYCEVSEDGHKCVSCSNGFGGEGCEATLWDLRQTRNRLCDYKGHFQTVASCVFLPRALAPMPIIATSSHDCKVKIWNQDTGACLFTLSLDGSGPLTSLAVGDTISLLCASFSKGIHLLRVEHSRGLELQEVAAF is encoded by the exons ATGCCACTGCTTGGCTGCCATCTGAAACGAGCTCCTTCTCACAAGGTTTTGTGTAGGTTCTGTGCAGCGATGGGGAAACTGCAAAGCAAACTCAAACACAGCACTTACAAATACAG GCCTGACGGGATTATAGAGGAGAGAATTCAAACTAAAGCTTGTCTGGAGTATAGCCCAGCCCACGCGGATAGTGTCTCTGTCGTTGCTGCTCTGAACTCAGACCTGTGTGTCTCTGGAGGAAAAGATAAG ACAGTGGTGGCCTATAACTGGAAGAGCGGGGATGTGGTGAAAAGGTTCAGAGGACATGAACGAGAGATCACGAAG ATAGCCTGTATTCATGGATCCAGCCTGTTCTTCAGCGCCTCTCGCGACAGGACCGCCACGCTGTGGGACCTGCATGGCCCCGCCCAGCCAAGGCAACAGTTCTCTGGCCACACTATGGTGGTCACTGGATTGGCTGTGAGTCCAG ACTCGTCACAGCTGTGCACTGGCTCCCGGGACAACACCCTGCTCCTGTGGGACATTGGGACTGGACAGTGTATGGAGAGAGCTTCCATCTCCAGGAACCTG gTCACTCACCTGTGCTGGGTCCCCCAAGAACCATATGTACTACAGACTTCTGAAGATAAAACCATCAG GTTATGGGACAGCCGGGGGCTGCAGGTAGCTCACGTATTTCCCGCAAAGCAGCATATTCAGACCTACTGCGAGGTCAGTGAGGACGGACACAAGTGTGTCTCCTGCAGCAACGGCTTTGGAGGGGAAGGCTGCGAAGCCACG CTGTGGGACCTAAGGCAGACGCGAAACAGACTATGTGATTATAAGGGGCATTTCCAGACCGTTGCATCCTGTGTCTTTCTACCAAGAGCACTGGCCCCGATGCCTATAATTGCTACCTCATCCCATGACTGCAAAGTGAAGATTTGGAACCAAGACACTGGAG CCTGCCTGTTCACCTTGTCCCTGGATGGATCAGGACCCTTGACTTCCCTGGCTGTTGGTGACACCATCTCCTTACTGTGTGCAAGTTTCAGCAAAGGAATTCACCTGCTTAGAGTGGAGCACAGCCGAGGGCTGGAGCTGCAGGAAGTGGCAGCTTTCTGA
- the WDR31 gene encoding WD repeat-containing protein 31 isoform X1, which produces MPLLGCHLKRAPSHKVLCRFCAAMGKLQSKLKHSTYKYSRPDGIIEERIQTKACLEYSPAHADSVSVVAALNSDLCVSGGKDKTVVAYNWKSGDVVKRFRGHEREITKIACIHGSSLFFSASRDRTATLWDLHGPAQPRQQFSGHTMVVTGLAVSPDSSQLCTGSRDNTLLLWDIGTGQCMERASISRNLVTHLCWVPQEPYVLQTSEDKTIRLWDSRGLQVAHVFPAKQHIQTYCEVSEDGHKCVSCSNGFGGEGCEATLWDLRQTRNRLCDYKGHFQTVASCVFLPRALAPMPIIATSSHDCKVKIWNQDTGACLFTLSLDGSGPLTSLAVGDTISLLCASFSKGIHLLRVEHSRGLELQEVAAF; this is translated from the exons ATGCCACTGCTTGGCTGCCATCTGAAACGAGCTCCTTCTCACAAGGTTTTGTGTAGGTTCTGTGCAGCGATGGGGAAACTGCAAAGCAAACTCAAACACAGCACTTACAAATACAG CAGGCCTGACGGGATTATAGAGGAGAGAATTCAAACTAAAGCTTGTCTGGAGTATAGCCCAGCCCACGCGGATAGTGTCTCTGTCGTTGCTGCTCTGAACTCAGACCTGTGTGTCTCTGGAGGAAAAGATAAG ACAGTGGTGGCCTATAACTGGAAGAGCGGGGATGTGGTGAAAAGGTTCAGAGGACATGAACGAGAGATCACGAAG ATAGCCTGTATTCATGGATCCAGCCTGTTCTTCAGCGCCTCTCGCGACAGGACCGCCACGCTGTGGGACCTGCATGGCCCCGCCCAGCCAAGGCAACAGTTCTCTGGCCACACTATGGTGGTCACTGGATTGGCTGTGAGTCCAG ACTCGTCACAGCTGTGCACTGGCTCCCGGGACAACACCCTGCTCCTGTGGGACATTGGGACTGGACAGTGTATGGAGAGAGCTTCCATCTCCAGGAACCTG gTCACTCACCTGTGCTGGGTCCCCCAAGAACCATATGTACTACAGACTTCTGAAGATAAAACCATCAG GTTATGGGACAGCCGGGGGCTGCAGGTAGCTCACGTATTTCCCGCAAAGCAGCATATTCAGACCTACTGCGAGGTCAGTGAGGACGGACACAAGTGTGTCTCCTGCAGCAACGGCTTTGGAGGGGAAGGCTGCGAAGCCACG CTGTGGGACCTAAGGCAGACGCGAAACAGACTATGTGATTATAAGGGGCATTTCCAGACCGTTGCATCCTGTGTCTTTCTACCAAGAGCACTGGCCCCGATGCCTATAATTGCTACCTCATCCCATGACTGCAAAGTGAAGATTTGGAACCAAGACACTGGAG CCTGCCTGTTCACCTTGTCCCTGGATGGATCAGGACCCTTGACTTCCCTGGCTGTTGGTGACACCATCTCCTTACTGTGTGCAAGTTTCAGCAAAGGAATTCACCTGCTTAGAGTGGAGCACAGCCGAGGGCTGGAGCTGCAGGAAGTGGCAGCTTTCTGA